A single region of the Sorghum bicolor cultivar BTx623 chromosome 7, Sorghum_bicolor_NCBIv3, whole genome shotgun sequence genome encodes:
- the LOC110437325 gene encoding spidroin-1-like — MSTGFRGVSTLQIARKVAVACCCCCTFWLSGGRECSRSPQQRRGCHAAARVVTAASTRPRARATSCTEFGAERRRGQHGVVDEELAMQGLDAWRAADGSGAASWMELGGEGAASLLDVATVASTRPAGVVAAAGARARPTQRGRHGLATGSVRGVAAAGDVVGHRCRSGQARSRTRARGRPWSRVRARPRLDGAAPVSWLRAARQGNSGARPMASGRRWRAASLGEETAAAGMGSRRKEALLTAFIGAAPRVLGWPSILGVRAVGGPRGANRGARRPGACVSRRRRLGLGAGALGLGHRGRGSAGPRWPAGSRARVGPGQVVGPRVGGRGGRWARRGDRGSEAGRGAASLGRGEAGEGSGPRGIQLGRGGEAESWLGWRKESRPAGPGEGVGGRGKV, encoded by the coding sequence ATGTCAACAGGGTTTAGGGGGGTTTCGACCTTGCAGATCGCGAGGAAGGTAGCGGTggcctgctgctgttgttgcacGTTCTGGCTCAGTGGAGGGAGGGAGTGTTCGCGGTCACCACAGCAACGTCGCGGCTGCCATGCTGCTGCCAGGGTGGTGACCGCGGCGAGCACGCGGCCAAGGGCTCGGGCGACGTCGTGCACGGAGTTTGGTGCAGAGCGTCGTCGTGGGCAGCATGGCGTCGTGGACGAAGAGCTCGCGATGCAGGGGCTCGACGCTTGGCGTGCGGCGGACGGCTCCGGTGCGGCGTCATGGATGGAGCTCGGCGGAGAGGGCGCGGCGTCGCTCCTGGACGTGGCGACCGTGGCGAGCACGCGGCCTGCTGGTGTCGTCGCGGCGGccggggcgagggcgaggccgACACAGCGCGGTCGTCACGGGCTCGCCACGGGTTCAGTCCGCGGCGTCGCGGCTGCGGGCGACGTCGTAGGGCATCGGTGTCGGAGCGGGCAGGCGAGGTCGAGGACGCGAGCGCGCGGTCGTCCATGGTCGCGAGTCCGCGCTCGGCCTCGACTCGACGGAGCGGCTCCGGTGTCGTGGCTGAGGGCAGCTCGGCAGGGCAACAGCGGGGCGAGGCCGATGGCGTCGGGCAGGAGGTGGCGAGCGGCTTCGTTGGGGGAGGAGACGGCGGCGGCTGGGATGGGCTCCAGGAGAAAGGAGGCGCTGCTCACGGCTTTTATAGGGGCGGCGCCTAGGGTTTTGGGGTGGCCGTCCATCCTCGGCGTCCGTGCCGTGGGCGGGCCGCGTGGCGCGAATCGCGGGGCGCGACGTCCGGGTGCGTGCgtgtcgcggcggcggcggctcggccTGGGAGCGGGCGCACTAGGGTTGGGGCACAGGGGGCGCGGCTCGGCCGGGCCGAGATGGCCAGCTGGGTCGCGCGCGCGAGTTGGGCCGGGGCAGGTAGTTGGGCCGCGTGTGGGGGGCAGAGGGGGAAGGTGGGCCAGGCGGGGAGACAGGGGGAGCGAGGCGGGCCGAGGTGCTGCGTCGCTGGGCCGGGGCGAGGCAGGGGAGGGGAGTGGGCCGCGGGGAATCCAGTTGGGCCGAGGAGGGGAGGCAGAGAGCTGGCTGGGCTGGAGGAAAGAGAGCAGGCCGGCCGGGCCAGGAGAAGGAGTGGGAGGAAGGGGAAAGGTTTAG
- the LOC8055177 gene encoding probable lipoxygenase 8, chloroplastic, which translates to MAAASVRVTAVATIKVTVGGFLNSLRPSRAIDDVKDLIGRSLYLELVSSQLDAKTGQEKPRLQSYAHKVADNDAGVVTYEADFDVPPGFGEVGAVLVTNEHHTEMFLEDVNLYSSSASAGSNSDSDSDDGDDGARAAPLLAIRCKSWVAPKSADAKGNRKRVFFANKPYLPGQTPAGLRSYRNKDLEQKRGDGRGERKSTDRIYDYDTYNDLGDPDSDAGKKARPVLGGSAQFPYPRRCRTGRPMSATDPKTETRSSDNYVPRDEAFSEVKNLQFSVTTLRSVLHAAVPAVQSTLTDPNRGFPSFFVIDKLFEDGVELPKAEQLGFLHSVVPRLLQILRDGPGDHVLLFDTPANVQKDKFAWLRDEEFARETLAGMNPYAIELVTEFPLKSKLDPAVYGPAESAITAEVLERQMGRVMTVAEAVSQKRLFMLDYHDLFLPYVHKIRAQANTTMYGSRTVFFLCDDGTLRLLAIELTRPASPTLPQWRRVFTSSTDTTESWLWRMAKSHVRAHDSGHHELVSHWLRTHCAVEPYIIAANRQLSEMHPVYQLLHPHFRYTMRINALARSALINAGGIIELSFSPQRYAMELSSVAYDKLWRFDTEALPADLVRRGMAVEDPNAEHGVRLTVPDYPFANDGLLVWDAIKGWVTAYVARFYPDAGTIAGDAELQAFWTDVRTVGHGDKKDAPGWPALDSPASLAHTLTTIIWVASAHHAAVNFGQYDFAGYFPNRPSIARTNMPVEEPVDAAALAAFLDNPDQALRECFPSQVQATLVMAVLDLLSTHSPDEEYLGGMETAPWNDDATVQAAYGKFNARLKEIEGIIDGRNKDPSLKNRCGAGIVPYQLMKPFSQPGVTGMGIPNSTSI; encoded by the exons AGACGGGGCAGGAGAAACCAAGACTCCAGAGCTACGCCCACAAGGTGGCGGACAACGACGCCGGCGTGGTGACCTACGAGGCCGACTTCGACGTGCCGCCGGGCTTCGGCGAGGTCGGCGCCGTGCTGGTCACCAACGAGCACCACACCGAGATGTTCCTCGAGGACGTCAACCTCTACTCCTCCTCGGCGTCGGCTGGCTCCAActccgactccgactccgacgacggcgacgacggcgcccgcgccgcgccgcTCCTGGCCATCCGGTGCAAGTCGTGGGTGGCGCCCAAGTCCGCCGACGCCAAGGGGAACAGGAAGCGCGTCTTCTTCGCTAACAAG CCTTACCTGCCGGGGCAGACGCCGGCGGGACTCCGGAGCTACCGGAACAAGGACCTGGAGCAGAAGCGCGGCGACGGGCGCGGCGAGAGGAAGTCCACCGACCGCATCTACGACTACGACACCTACAACGACCTGGGCGACCCCGACAGCGACGCCGGCAAGAAGGCGCGCCCCGTCCTCGGCGGCAGCGCGCAGTTCCCCTACCCGCGGCGGTGCCGCACGGGCCGGCCGATGTCGGCGACGGACCCAAAGACGGAGACGAGGAGCAGCGACAACTACGTGCCCAGGGACGAGGCGTTCTCGGAGGTGAAGAACCTGCAGTTCTCGGTGACCACGCTGCGGTCCGTGCTCCACGCCGCCGTGCCGGCCGTGCAGTCCACGCTCACCGACCCCAACCGCGGATTCCCGTCCTTCTTCGTCATCGACAAGCTGTTCGAGGACGGCGTCGAGCTTCCCAAGGCCGAGCAGCTGGGCTTCCTCCACAGCGTCGTGCCGCGGCTGCTCCAGATCCTCCGCGACGGCCCCGGCGACCATGTCCTCCTCTTCGACACGCCCGCCAATGTTCAGA AGGACAAGTTTGCATGGCTGAGGGACGAGGAATTCGCGAGGGAGACGCTTGCCGGGATGAACCCGTACGCGATCGAGCTCGTCACA GAGTTCCCTCTGAAGAGCAAGCTGGACCCGGCGGTGTACGGGCCGGCGGAGTCGGCGATCACGGCGGAGGTGCTGGAGCGGCAGATGGGTCGGGTGATGACGGTGGCGGAGGCGGTGTCGCAGAAGCGGCTCTTCATGCTGGACTACCACGACCTGTTCCTGCCGTACGTGCACAAGATCCGAGCGCAGGCGAACACCACCATGTACGGCTCGCGCACCGTCTTCTTCCTCTGCGACGACGGCACGCTGCGGCTGCTCGCCATCGAGCTGACGCGGCCGGCGTCGCCGACGCTGCCGCAGTGGCGCCGCGTCTTCACCTCGTCCACGGACACCACCGAGTCGTGGCTGTGGCGGATGGCCAAGTCGCACGTGCGCGCGCACGACTCGGGCCACCACGAGCTCGTCTCCCACTGGCTGCGCACGCACTGCGCCGTGGAGCCCTACATCATCGCGGCCAACCGGCAGCTGAGCGAGATGCACCCCGTGTACCAGCTGCTGCACCCGCACTTCCGCTACACCATGCGCATCAACGCGCTGGCGCGGTCGGCGCTCATCAACGCCGGCGGCATCATCGAGCTGTCCTTCTCGCCGCAGAGGTACGCCATGGAGCTCAGCTCCGTCGCGTACGACAAGCTCTGGCGCTTCGACACGGAGGCGCTCCCCGCCGACCTCGTCCGCAGGGGGATGGCCGTGGAGGACCCCAACGCGGAGCACGGGGTCAGGCTCACGGTCCCGGACTACCCGTTCGCCAACGACGGCCTGCTCGTCTGGGACGCCATCAAGGGCTGGGTGACGGCCTACGTCGCCCGGTTCTACCCGGACGCCGGCACCATCGCCGGCGACGCGGAGCTTCAGGCGTTCTGGACGGACGTGCGCACCGTGGGGCACGGCGACAAGAAGGACGCGCCGGGGTGGCCGGCGCTGGACTCGCCGGCGAGCCTGGCGCACACGCTGACCACCATCATCTGGGTCGCGTCGGCGCACCACGCCGCCGTCAACTTCGGGCAGTACGACTTCGCCGGATACTTCCCCAACCGGCCGTCCATCGCGCGCACCAACATGCCGGTGGAGGAGCCCGTGGACGCCGCGGCGCTCGCGGCGTTCCTGGACAACCCGGACCAGGCGCTCCGCGAGTGCTTCCCGTCGCAGGTGCAGGCGACGCTGGTGATGGCCGTGCTGGACTTGCTGTCCACGCACTCCCCCGACGAGGAGTACCTCGGCGGGATGGAGACCGCGCCGTGGAACGACGACGCCACGGTGCAGGCGGCGTACGGGAAGTTCAACGCGCGGCTCAAGGAGATCGAGGGCATCATCGACGGGAGGAACAAGGACCCGAGCCTCAAGAACCGGTGCGGCGCCGGCATTGTGCCGTACCAGCTCATGAAGCCCTTCTCTCAGCCCGGTGTCACAGGGATGGGCATCCCTAACAGCACCTCCATCTGA